A single window of Rhodococcus jostii RHA1 DNA harbors:
- a CDS encoding dynamin family protein produces the protein MSVTRLGSQARQLIETARHELRSDPATVEELRHCGARLEESLRVALTGTLKAGKSTLLNALVGEEIAPTDATECTRVVTWFEQSATPRIDLTHDSGRRTRLPVHRDEGRLSLDLGTVTADRVERLQVGWPSALLGEFTLVDTPGTSSNSRDVSARTRALLLPEDRPCDVDAVVYLTRGTDAADVRLLDELQTRVGTAAGPLGIVGVLSRADEVKGGRERTLDAARAAADDAGRRVQRSLLPVSGLLALRGRTLRQTEFDDLAVLAAVRDSALESALRSVGRFTAEDADLLLPPRQRRDLLDYFGLFGIRFAVRLIRAGATDAPTLARELTAHSGLEDLRRTLHLQFGQRSTELKAHSALRSLKAVLARTPSSASRSLSRAADRLLADTHVFRELRVLSGLRTSGLQLRDTDVVLLERVLGGEGMSPHTRLGMPADAAPEQISRVALTALRFWRSQAGRPAIDTATVQACACAARSCEALLAR, from the coding sequence ATGAGCGTCACTCGCCTGGGATCCCAGGCCCGTCAGCTGATCGAGACCGCCCGGCACGAACTGCGCAGCGACCCCGCCACCGTCGAGGAACTCCGGCACTGCGGCGCCCGCCTCGAGGAGTCGCTCCGCGTTGCCCTCACCGGCACGCTGAAGGCCGGGAAGTCGACGCTGCTCAACGCCCTCGTCGGTGAGGAGATCGCGCCCACCGACGCCACCGAGTGCACCCGAGTGGTCACGTGGTTCGAGCAGTCCGCCACGCCGCGGATCGATCTCACCCACGACTCCGGACGCCGGACGCGACTCCCGGTGCACCGGGACGAGGGCAGGCTGTCGCTCGATCTGGGGACGGTGACCGCGGATCGGGTGGAGCGGCTGCAGGTGGGATGGCCGTCGGCGCTGCTCGGCGAGTTCACGCTCGTCGACACTCCCGGAACGTCGTCCAACTCGCGGGACGTGTCGGCGCGTACCCGGGCGCTGCTCCTTCCCGAGGACCGGCCGTGCGACGTCGACGCCGTCGTCTACCTGACCCGAGGTACCGACGCGGCGGACGTGCGGCTGCTCGACGAGCTACAGACCCGGGTCGGTACGGCCGCCGGACCGCTCGGCATCGTCGGTGTGCTGTCGCGGGCCGACGAGGTGAAGGGCGGCCGCGAACGCACCCTCGACGCGGCCCGGGCCGCCGCGGACGACGCGGGCCGCCGGGTGCAGCGGAGCCTGCTCCCCGTGTCGGGACTCCTCGCGCTCCGCGGCCGCACTCTGCGTCAGACCGAGTTCGACGACCTCGCCGTGCTCGCCGCCGTCCGGGACAGCGCACTCGAGTCCGCTCTGCGCTCGGTCGGCCGGTTCACCGCCGAGGACGCCGATCTCCTACTTCCGCCCCGGCAACGACGCGACCTCCTCGACTATTTCGGCCTCTTCGGTATCCGGTTCGCAGTCAGGCTGATTCGCGCGGGCGCCACCGACGCGCCGACGCTGGCCCGCGAGCTGACGGCGCACAGCGGCCTCGAGGATCTCCGCCGCACGCTGCATCTGCAGTTCGGCCAGCGCAGCACCGAGTTGAAGGCGCACTCCGCACTCAGATCGCTGAAGGCCGTGCTGGCCCGCACACCGTCGTCGGCGAGCCGCAGCCTGAGCAGGGCCGCCGATCGGCTGCTCGCGGACACCCACGTGTTCCGGGAACTGCGGGTGTTGTCGGGACTGCGCACCAGCGGTCTGCAGTTGCGCGACACGGACGTCGTCCTGCTCGAGCGGGTGCTCGGCGGCGAGGGCATGTCGCCGCACACCCGCCTCGGCATGCCCGCCGACGCCGCCCCGGAGCAGATCTCGCGCGTCGCGCTGACGGCCCTGCGGTTCTGGCGGTCCCAGGCGGGACGCCCGGCCATCGACACGGCGACAGTTCAGGCATGCGCGTGCGCGGCGCGTTCCTGCGAGGCGCTGCTCGCGCGTTGA
- a CDS encoding Hsp70 family protein — translation MRTSMGISMGSDSFVSAQMHGESQMHREHDGFTVVRHSAELALSSSSAPALGPHRSGPPQGSIVFRDFVDRVGDPVPVIGDDGTRTPAVQLVTTALDCLVRGRTPARDHVVVAAPAAWSGYAVEELENEIRRWGLLQNRTVTVIPDTSAALTWISLVEKLDEFSTLLLCDVGAHSLDLTLATRRGAEFGVVRSTRSTDFAGDHADRLLMGHVVALVQNANPDFDVEDPAHRAALAELAARCRIAKERLSQDTSAVVTVELPGIRRRIRVMRSEFEDVIRVSLTRAANTVARELERLAETGTPADAVVVLGGGAAVPLVTELLSTAVDVPLVVSPEPATASARGAAVVAERASLHQSGSRVMSAPGPRVKPPAAPRPIAAAASSRVLPPSASAEAPTPVVAPTSVPVRKTPRSGIRGWVVAASAAALILLGAGAAATQLIGRDDTPSATTTTTSSVEQASSAGETGQEYTVQDPAPAQPMGGGTPGRGGAGPR, via the coding sequence ATGCGGACATCGATGGGGATCAGCATGGGTTCCGACTCGTTCGTGTCCGCCCAGATGCACGGTGAATCGCAGATGCACCGGGAGCACGACGGATTCACGGTGGTGCGGCACTCGGCCGAACTCGCGCTGTCGTCGAGCAGCGCGCCGGCTCTCGGCCCGCACCGCAGCGGACCGCCTCAGGGCAGCATCGTGTTTCGCGACTTCGTCGACAGGGTCGGCGATCCCGTTCCGGTGATCGGGGACGACGGGACCCGGACCCCGGCCGTGCAGCTGGTGACCACCGCGCTCGACTGCCTCGTCCGTGGCCGCACCCCGGCGCGCGACCATGTGGTGGTCGCGGCCCCGGCTGCCTGGTCGGGATACGCCGTCGAGGAACTCGAGAACGAGATCCGACGCTGGGGCCTCCTGCAGAACCGCACCGTCACCGTCATCCCTGACACTAGCGCGGCACTCACGTGGATCTCCCTGGTCGAGAAGCTCGACGAATTCTCGACACTGCTGTTGTGCGACGTCGGAGCCCATTCCCTCGACCTGACCCTGGCGACGAGGCGCGGCGCCGAATTCGGTGTGGTCCGATCGACGCGGAGCACCGACTTCGCCGGAGACCACGCCGACCGGCTGCTGATGGGACATGTGGTCGCGCTCGTACAGAACGCGAACCCGGACTTCGACGTCGAGGATCCCGCCCACCGCGCTGCGCTGGCCGAACTCGCCGCCCGCTGCCGGATCGCGAAGGAGCGGTTGTCGCAGGACACCTCGGCCGTGGTGACCGTCGAGCTTCCCGGCATCCGACGCCGGATACGCGTCATGCGCTCCGAATTCGAGGACGTCATCCGCGTATCACTCACCCGCGCCGCGAACACGGTGGCACGCGAACTCGAACGCCTCGCCGAGACCGGCACCCCCGCCGACGCCGTCGTCGTCCTCGGCGGCGGAGCAGCGGTCCCGCTCGTGACGGAACTGCTCTCGACGGCCGTGGACGTCCCGCTCGTCGTGTCACCCGAGCCGGCGACGGCGTCCGCCCGCGGTGCGGCGGTCGTTGCCGAGCGGGCATCGCTACACCAGTCGGGTTCCCGGGTGATGTCGGCACCGGGACCGCGGGTGAAACCACCGGCGGCGCCGCGACCGATCGCGGCAGCAGCGTCGTCGCGCGTGCTGCCCCCGTCCGCATCAGCCGAGGCGCCGACCCCCGTTGTCGCGCCGACCAGTGTGCCGGTGAGGAAGACACCGAGGTCGGGAATCCGGGGATGGGTGGTGGCGGCCAGCGCCGCCGCGCTCATCCTTCTCGGTGCAGGCGCGGCGGCGACCCAACTGATCGGCCGGGACGACACGCCCTCGGCGACGACCACCACAACCTCGTCCGTCGAACAGGCCTCGTCGGCCGGCGAGACCGGGCAGGAGTACACGGTGCAGGACCCGGCACCCGCCCAGCCGATGGGCGGCGGAACGCCGGGACGCGGCGGCGCCGGACCGCGGTAG
- a CDS encoding (Fe-S)-binding protein, translated as MNALTITLGTIGVLLSLVCWFSFITGALKMVNVVRIGQSAPDRWRPFFPRFKQMCVEFIAHTRMSKFRTVGWAHWLVMVGFMLGAIVWFEAYGQTFDPAFHWPLVGNTAVYHFIDEILGLGTVIGITTLIVIRQLNHPRVPARLSRFSGSDFKAAYFVEAVVLIEGLGMIFVKAGKIATYGHANPWTDFFTMNLAKLLPASPNMVAFFAFVKLMSGMIWLYVVGRNITWGVAWHRFAAFANIYFKREDDGDVALGAAKPMMSGGKPINMEDADPDTDTFGAGNIEDFSWKGWLDFTTCTECGRCQSQCPAWNTGKPLSPKLLITSLRDHGYAKAPYLLAGGRKDMGGDEIGLVDGDGAVDEAKLAAIPEAARREAERKLVGETVDGELAPVIDAETLWSCTNCGACVEQCPVDIEHVDHIIDMRRYQVLIESEFPSELAGLFKNLENKGNPWGQNSKDRLNWISEMDFEIPVFGQDADSFEDYEYLFWVGCAGAYEDRAKKTTKAVAELLATAGVKFMVLGADETCTGDSARRAGNEFLFQQLAMQNIELLNSVFDGVEQRKRKIVVTCAHCFNALGNEYPEVGGDYEVVHHTQLLNRLVRQKKLIPVASVGEDVTYHDPCFLGRHNKVYDAPRELMEASGAKLKEMPRHGERSMCCGAGGARMWMEENIGKRINIDRVDEALSTDPKKIATGCPFCRVMLTDGVTARQESGQGEGVEVVDVAQLMLSSITRLEPEKLGENIKVIPREKPAEPAASPAAAEAKAEVVEKERVEEVEEAAATPAATEAPAGKGLAMKGLAKAPGAKAPGAKAPGAKAPGKGLGMAGGAKAPGAKKAAPAPAEAAGSEAPTAEAPKPKGLGLAGGAKAPGGKGLQMKGAAKAPGAKAAAPAADAPAAEAPAAETPAQDAPAAKPKGLGLASGAKAPGKGLQMKGKAKAPGAKAAPTDAPAEPAVAEPQAAEPPASEPQAPAAEAPKAPPAAKAGGLGFKSGAKAPGARKAAAPEAAAPKAEAPAAAAPKAEAPAAEAPKAEATETTAPKVEESNGDGSNGKAPETVKAPPPAKPGGLGFKAGAKAPGRKS; from the coding sequence ATGAATGCCCTGACGATCACGTTGGGCACCATCGGCGTGCTGCTGAGCCTCGTATGTTGGTTCTCCTTCATCACTGGCGCATTGAAGATGGTCAACGTCGTCCGGATCGGCCAGTCGGCCCCGGACCGATGGCGCCCCTTCTTCCCGCGCTTCAAGCAGATGTGCGTGGAGTTCATCGCGCACACCCGCATGAGCAAGTTCCGCACCGTCGGCTGGGCTCACTGGCTGGTCATGGTCGGGTTCATGCTCGGAGCCATCGTGTGGTTCGAGGCGTACGGGCAGACGTTCGACCCGGCGTTCCACTGGCCGCTGGTCGGTAACACCGCCGTCTACCACTTCATCGACGAGATCCTCGGCCTCGGCACGGTCATCGGTATCACCACGCTGATCGTGATCCGCCAGCTCAACCACCCCCGCGTGCCCGCCCGGCTGTCCCGGTTCAGTGGCTCCGACTTCAAGGCCGCGTACTTCGTCGAGGCAGTCGTCCTCATCGAGGGCCTGGGCATGATCTTCGTGAAGGCCGGCAAGATCGCCACCTACGGCCACGCCAACCCGTGGACCGACTTCTTCACGATGAACCTCGCGAAGCTGCTGCCCGCGAGCCCGAACATGGTCGCGTTCTTCGCCTTCGTCAAGCTGATGTCGGGCATGATCTGGCTCTACGTCGTCGGACGCAACATCACCTGGGGTGTCGCCTGGCATCGCTTCGCGGCGTTCGCGAACATCTACTTCAAGCGTGAGGACGACGGCGACGTCGCCCTCGGCGCGGCCAAGCCCATGATGTCGGGTGGCAAGCCCATCAACATGGAGGACGCCGACCCGGACACCGACACGTTCGGCGCCGGCAACATCGAGGACTTCTCCTGGAAGGGCTGGCTGGACTTCACCACCTGCACCGAGTGCGGGCGCTGCCAGTCGCAGTGCCCCGCCTGGAACACCGGCAAGCCGCTGTCCCCGAAGCTGCTGATCACCTCGCTCCGCGACCACGGTTATGCGAAGGCCCCGTACCTGCTGGCCGGTGGCCGCAAGGACATGGGCGGCGACGAGATCGGCCTGGTGGACGGCGACGGCGCCGTGGACGAGGCCAAGCTGGCCGCGATCCCCGAGGCTGCGCGCCGGGAGGCCGAGCGCAAGCTGGTCGGCGAGACCGTCGACGGCGAGCTGGCCCCGGTCATCGACGCCGAGACGCTGTGGAGCTGCACCAACTGCGGCGCGTGTGTCGAGCAGTGCCCCGTCGACATCGAGCACGTCGACCACATCATCGACATGCGCCGCTACCAGGTGCTGATCGAGTCGGAGTTCCCGTCCGAGCTGGCCGGCCTGTTCAAGAACCTCGAAAACAAGGGCAACCCCTGGGGCCAGAACTCCAAGGACCGTCTCAACTGGATCAGTGAGATGGACTTCGAGATCCCGGTGTTCGGTCAGGATGCCGACAGCTTCGAGGACTACGAGTACCTGTTCTGGGTCGGCTGCGCCGGCGCCTACGAGGACCGCGCCAAGAAGACCACCAAGGCCGTCGCCGAGTTGCTCGCCACCGCAGGCGTGAAGTTCATGGTCCTCGGCGCCGACGAGACGTGCACCGGTGACTCCGCTCGCCGCGCAGGTAACGAATTCCTGTTCCAGCAGCTCGCCATGCAGAACATCGAGTTGCTGAACTCGGTCTTCGACGGCGTCGAGCAGCGCAAGCGCAAGATCGTCGTCACCTGCGCCCACTGCTTCAACGCCCTCGGCAACGAGTACCCGGAGGTCGGCGGCGACTACGAGGTGGTTCACCACACTCAGCTGCTCAACCGCCTGGTCCGCCAGAAGAAGCTGATTCCGGTCGCGTCCGTCGGTGAGGACGTCACCTACCACGACCCCTGCTTCCTCGGCCGCCACAACAAGGTCTACGACGCGCCTCGCGAGCTGATGGAGGCGTCCGGCGCGAAGTTGAAGGAAATGCCTCGTCACGGCGAGCGGTCCATGTGCTGTGGTGCCGGTGGTGCCCGCATGTGGATGGAAGAGAACATCGGCAAGCGCATCAACATCGACCGGGTCGACGAGGCACTCAGCACGGATCCGAAGAAGATCGCGACCGGCTGCCCGTTCTGCCGCGTCATGCTCACCGACGGTGTCACGGCTCGCCAGGAGTCCGGCCAGGGCGAGGGCGTCGAGGTCGTCGACGTCGCCCAGCTGATGCTCTCGTCCATCACGCGTCTCGAACCCGAGAAGCTGGGCGAAAACATCAAGGTCATCCCCCGCGAGAAGCCGGCCGAACCGGCCGCATCGCCGGCAGCAGCCGAGGCCAAGGCCGAGGTGGTCGAGAAGGAGCGCGTCGAAGAGGTCGAGGAGGCCGCTGCAACGCCGGCTGCCACAGAAGCTCCGGCGGGCAAGGGCCTGGCGATGAAGGGCCTGGCCAAGGCACCCGGGGCGAAGGCTCCCGGCGCCAAGGCTCCCGGCGCCAAGGCACCCGGCAAGGGACTCGGCATGGCAGGCGGGGCGAAGGCTCCCGGCGCCAAGAAGGCAGCTCCCGCTCCGGCCGAGGCTGCCGGTTCGGAGGCGCCCACCGCGGAGGCACCCAAGCCCAAGGGTCTGGGACTCGCCGGCGGTGCGAAGGCACCGGGCGGTAAGGGTCTGCAGATGAAGGGTGCCGCCAAGGCTCCCGGCGCGAAGGCCGCCGCTCCGGCTGCCGACGCACCGGCGGCAGAGGCTCCCGCAGCGGAAACCCCTGCTCAGGACGCCCCCGCGGCGAAGCCGAAGGGACTCGGTCTCGCGTCCGGCGCCAAGGCACCGGGCAAGGGTCTGCAGATGAAGGGCAAGGCGAAGGCTCCCGGCGCGAAGGCCGCTCCCACGGACGCTCCCGCCGAGCCGGCAGTCGCCGAACCCCAGGCCGCCGAGCCTCCCGCGTCCGAACCGCAGGCCCCCGCAGCCGAGGCGCCGAAGGCTCCCCCGGCGGCGAAGGCCGGTGGGCTCGGTTTCAAGAGCGGCGCCAAGGCTCCCGGAGCCCGAAAGGCCGCGGCTCCCGAGGCCGCAGCACCGAAGGCCGAGGCTCCCGCGGCCGCAGCACCGAAGGCCGAGGCTCCCGCGGCTGAAGCACCGAAGGCCGAGGCAACCGAGACCACGGCTCCGAAGGTCGAGGAGTCGAACGGCGACGGATCCAACGGCAAGGCACCGGAAACGGTGAAGGCTCCGCCGCCGGCCAAGCCTGGCGGACTCGGTTTCAAGGCAGGCGCGAAGGCACCCGGCCGGAAGAGCTAG
- a CDS encoding S1 family peptidase — MRSSIARRAAVFGSAALLLLGPVAASAQADPVEPGVSGQAAKLPAELIDAIQRDLSLSPDQYLEHSELGQKLAEFAKIARIQFPDAFAGTWLDNAGTPIVGLADGADKDAAVAAAEKAGFQVKDVAQSESSLQAQVKSLDSWLDTQPPAVADLVRGVAIDIVNNDLVLRADNVGGLQLPDFLKGARVVQSPATAAPLPSTDLTPIAEPLPADALLGGDAYGSLGGGVGLRCSLGFNGTDSSGGPVNITAGHCDPNRDAAGTSEASEAFSLVPGGTGPRIGTFAKTSLDIHDYSIIRADDNAAHRFENNGVRVPGAAPVAITGTADPIVGAPVCKSGLTTGFTCGVVTSVAQTVSVGERTLADSFSTSMCALQGDSGGTIVTGTLALGISSASNVGQYPICQVADVVTFVLGESPELFATPINEVLAENPGLRVRTS, encoded by the coding sequence ATGCGAAGCTCCATCGCACGTCGTGCCGCCGTGTTCGGCTCCGCCGCGCTGCTGCTCCTCGGTCCGGTCGCCGCCTCCGCTCAGGCCGATCCGGTCGAGCCCGGAGTGTCCGGCCAGGCCGCCAAGCTTCCCGCGGAACTGATCGACGCTATCCAGCGTGATCTGTCGCTGAGCCCGGACCAGTACCTGGAGCACTCCGAGCTGGGCCAGAAGCTGGCCGAGTTCGCGAAGATCGCCCGCATCCAGTTCCCGGATGCGTTCGCCGGAACCTGGCTCGACAACGCCGGCACCCCGATCGTCGGGCTCGCCGACGGTGCCGACAAGGACGCCGCGGTCGCCGCGGCCGAGAAGGCCGGGTTCCAGGTGAAGGATGTGGCACAGAGCGAGAGCAGCCTGCAGGCTCAGGTGAAGTCGCTCGACAGTTGGCTGGACACCCAGCCGCCCGCCGTCGCGGATCTCGTTCGCGGTGTGGCCATCGACATCGTGAACAACGATCTCGTGCTCCGTGCGGACAACGTGGGCGGGTTGCAGCTTCCGGACTTCCTGAAGGGCGCACGCGTCGTGCAGTCGCCGGCCACGGCCGCTCCGCTGCCGTCCACCGACCTCACCCCCATCGCCGAACCGCTCCCCGCCGACGCCCTGCTGGGCGGCGACGCGTACGGCTCGCTCGGCGGCGGAGTGGGGCTGCGCTGCTCGCTCGGTTTCAACGGCACCGACAGCTCGGGCGGCCCGGTGAACATCACGGCCGGACACTGCGACCCCAACCGGGACGCTGCCGGCACCTCGGAGGCATCGGAGGCGTTCTCGCTGGTCCCGGGTGGCACCGGTCCGCGGATCGGCACCTTCGCCAAAACGAGCCTGGACATCCACGACTACTCGATCATCCGGGCCGACGACAACGCCGCACACCGGTTCGAGAACAACGGCGTCCGGGTTCCCGGCGCAGCGCCGGTCGCCATCACCGGAACCGCCGACCCGATTGTCGGCGCCCCGGTGTGCAAGTCGGGTCTGACCACCGGTTTCACGTGCGGTGTCGTCACGTCCGTGGCGCAGACCGTCTCGGTCGGTGAGCGCACGCTGGCCGACAGCTTCTCGACGAGCATGTGCGCCCTGCAGGGCGACAGCGGCGGCACGATCGTGACGGGCACGCTGGCACTCGGAATCTCGAGCGCGTCCAACGTCGGGCAGTACCCGATCTGCCAGGTCGCGGACGTCGTCACGTTCGTCCTCGGCGAGAGCCCCGAGTTGTTCGCCACGCCGATCAACGAGGTGCTGGCCGAGAACCCGGGTCTGCGCGTGCGCACCTCGTAA
- a CDS encoding S1 family peptidase: MRNVLAHRAAVVGASAMLLLFPFSTAAQADPVTQPDTTQLSADKLPAELVEAITRDLKISPQEYLDRAAKAQELGSYAEDFREQHPDDFAGAWIGLDGQPVVAVTTNEAADAAAKAGYDTRIAPVSANGLEKTLSDVNGWIAGLPKDVASQVNSASIDVLENRVVIDVVNSPIGQALNLPTLLANVKVMLSPGGGGPVERGPLAGDTYITTAGELPKTPISEISVCSLGFNAVDDSGQAVNISAGHCNPAEGQPSPVFLPNHQNVDDSQQIGAFSKSSVGNPADKLDYSVIKLNEAGVKAGLDRPAVRGANGTTLEITGTARPVVGAPICKSGQTSSFTCGVVAADRVETQLFVADGSSRVVNGFAGTACTLAGDSGGAIVTGTLALGITSGSNASGAPNCTEANLVLAPEGGTASLGIPVADIVDTLGSGMRVRTISD; the protein is encoded by the coding sequence ATGCGTAACGTGCTGGCGCACCGCGCCGCTGTTGTAGGCGCCTCGGCAATGCTTCTTCTCTTCCCGTTTTCCACTGCCGCCCAGGCCGACCCTGTTACGCAGCCCGACACCACTCAGCTGAGCGCCGACAAGTTGCCGGCCGAACTCGTCGAGGCCATCACCCGCGACCTGAAGATCAGCCCGCAGGAGTACCTCGACCGCGCCGCGAAGGCACAGGAGCTGGGTAGTTACGCCGAGGACTTCCGGGAGCAGCATCCCGACGACTTCGCCGGGGCCTGGATCGGCCTCGACGGCCAGCCCGTCGTCGCGGTCACCACGAACGAGGCAGCCGACGCCGCAGCCAAGGCCGGGTACGACACCCGCATTGCGCCCGTGTCCGCGAACGGCCTGGAGAAGACCCTCTCCGACGTGAACGGCTGGATCGCGGGACTGCCGAAGGACGTGGCTTCCCAGGTCAACTCCGCGTCGATCGACGTCCTCGAGAACCGCGTCGTCATCGATGTCGTCAACAGCCCCATCGGCCAGGCGCTGAACCTGCCGACGCTGCTCGCGAACGTCAAGGTGATGCTGAGCCCCGGCGGCGGCGGTCCGGTGGAGCGAGGTCCCCTCGCGGGTGACACCTACATCACCACCGCGGGTGAGCTGCCGAAGACGCCGATCTCGGAGATCTCCGTCTGCTCGCTCGGTTTCAACGCCGTGGACGACAGCGGCCAGGCCGTGAACATCAGCGCCGGACACTGCAACCCCGCCGAGGGTCAGCCGTCGCCGGTGTTCCTTCCCAATCACCAGAACGTGGACGACAGCCAGCAGATCGGCGCGTTCTCGAAGTCGTCGGTCGGCAACCCGGCCGACAAGCTGGACTACTCGGTGATCAAGCTCAACGAGGCCGGCGTCAAGGCCGGTCTGGACCGTCCCGCGGTTCGCGGCGCGAACGGCACCACGCTGGAGATCACCGGCACCGCCCGGCCCGTCGTCGGCGCCCCGATCTGCAAGTCGGGCCAGACGTCGTCGTTCACGTGTGGTGTCGTGGCAGCCGATCGCGTCGAGACGCAGCTGTTCGTCGCCGACGGTTCGAGCCGCGTGGTCAACGGTTTCGCCGGCACGGCCTGCACCCTCGCGGGTGACAGCGGCGGCGCCATCGTCACCGGAACCCTCGCGCTGGGCATCACCAGTGGTTCCAACGCCAGTGGCGCCCCCAACTGCACGGAGGCGAACCTGGTGCTGGCACCGGAGGGTGGCACCGCCAGCCTGGGCATCCCCGTCGCGGACATCGTGGACACGCTCGGATCCGGGATGCGCGTGCGCACCATCTCCGACTAG
- a CDS encoding LuxR C-terminal-related transcriptional regulator → MSTLPSPLPPTELAELDGPQLSALALVLLGSDLDETVVARVLDIEPDRARAAVDALRADGWVDERDTLVLADHTHLTETLGENRLTTLARRLLTHHVDGGTLTLPVARAVAATGTPSDDLSQFLCAQAELAEPATAVALYAEAGRVGRLGDSAVVAYAEACALNGDLDTAVGLADSVLERSGTVGDAELAAAVRISAAGAAFCGMIDRSAELYAWLGADRAGADASLAASVLVVAGRLDDAEAVLATSAGAPPTAATAGAALVATGLVQSATASANAALNSLTRALSLPGRASRPRVLPDSPAAITALAALHCGELAHADAVLARARETERPGSVTANRHQLLTAWTSMVRGDLAAAQSRLDGLDAASMRQRDLLFVHGLRVGLARRTGDNAALLQAWAGAQGVLAEYSVDLLSLLPLGELWLTSIRVGEPARITHLVEDAQSLLRTLGEPAMWGSALHWYGVQASILAECPADLMPHARALGEAAKVSTYASGLATAGRAWLRVLQGDIDAASVEDAARTLDRIGLPWDGARLAGEAALRASDTRVATALLQVARALRQPTSAGNGADSAVVSSPSTPGSLTDREAEVAELLVQGLTYREIGSRLYISAKTIEHHVARIRRRLGAGSRSELLSMLRAMGHGYSADS, encoded by the coding sequence GTGTCCACGCTGCCCTCACCGCTTCCTCCCACGGAACTCGCGGAGCTCGACGGCCCGCAACTGTCTGCTCTCGCACTGGTTCTGCTCGGCAGCGACCTCGACGAGACCGTGGTCGCCCGAGTACTCGACATCGAACCCGACCGTGCCCGCGCCGCTGTCGACGCGCTCCGCGCGGACGGCTGGGTCGACGAACGGGACACGCTGGTTCTGGCGGACCACACGCATCTCACGGAAACGCTCGGCGAAAACCGGCTGACCACGCTTGCCCGCCGCCTGCTCACCCACCACGTCGACGGCGGAACGCTCACGCTTCCCGTCGCCCGCGCGGTCGCCGCGACCGGCACACCGAGCGACGATCTGAGCCAATTTCTCTGTGCCCAGGCAGAACTCGCCGAACCGGCCACCGCGGTCGCCCTGTACGCCGAAGCCGGCCGGGTCGGCAGGCTCGGAGACAGTGCCGTCGTCGCATACGCCGAGGCCTGCGCCCTGAACGGCGACCTCGACACCGCGGTCGGCCTGGCCGATTCGGTCCTCGAACGGTCCGGCACCGTCGGCGATGCGGAACTCGCTGCGGCGGTCAGGATTTCGGCCGCCGGCGCCGCGTTCTGCGGCATGATCGATCGCAGCGCCGAACTGTACGCCTGGCTCGGCGCCGACCGGGCGGGCGCCGACGCCTCCCTCGCCGCCTCCGTCCTGGTGGTCGCGGGGCGACTCGACGACGCCGAAGCCGTCCTCGCCACCAGCGCGGGCGCACCCCCCACGGCCGCCACCGCCGGCGCCGCACTCGTCGCGACCGGACTCGTCCAGTCGGCGACCGCGTCCGCCAACGCCGCACTGAACTCACTGACGCGTGCACTGTCGCTGCCCGGTCGCGCGTCCCGGCCACGGGTACTGCCCGACTCCCCCGCCGCGATCACCGCCCTCGCCGCGCTCCACTGCGGCGAACTCGCGCACGCGGACGCGGTCCTCGCCCGGGCACGGGAAACCGAACGGCCCGGCAGTGTCACCGCGAACCGGCATCAGCTGCTCACCGCCTGGACGTCCATGGTCCGCGGCGACCTCGCCGCGGCGCAGTCACGGCTCGACGGCCTCGACGCCGCGTCGATGCGGCAACGCGATCTGCTGTTCGTCCACGGCCTGCGGGTCGGGCTGGCCCGGCGCACCGGCGACAACGCGGCACTGCTTCAGGCCTGGGCGGGCGCGCAAGGCGTGCTCGCCGAATACTCGGTGGACCTGCTGAGTTTGCTGCCGCTCGGCGAACTGTGGCTGACGTCGATCCGGGTCGGCGAACCCGCCCGGATCACCCACCTCGTCGAGGACGCGCAGTCGTTGCTGCGGACGCTCGGCGAGCCGGCGATGTGGGGATCGGCGCTGCACTGGTACGGCGTGCAGGCCTCGATCCTCGCCGAATGCCCCGCAGACCTGATGCCCCACGCCCGCGCACTCGGCGAGGCCGCCAAGGTCAGCACGTACGCGTCCGGGCTCGCCACCGCCGGTCGCGCCTGGCTGCGCGTGCTGCAGGGCGACATCGACGCCGCATCCGTCGAAGACGCGGCCCGCACCCTCGACCGGATCGGCCTGCCGTGGGACGGTGCGCGCCTCGCGGGTGAAGCCGCGCTGCGTGCGTCCGACACGAGGGTCGCGACCGCTCTCCTGCAGGTCGCGAGGGCCCTGCGGCAGCCGACGTCCGCGGGCAACGGTGCCGACTCCGCGGTCGTGTCGAGTCCGAGCACACCGGGATCGCTCACCGACCGCGAGGCCGAGGTGGCCGAACTACTCGTCCAGGGGCTGACGTACCGGGAGATCGGGTCACGCCTCTACATCTCCGCGAAGACCATCGAGCACCACGTCGCGCGGATCCGGCGGCGGCTGGGCGCCGGGTCGCGGTCCGAGCTGCTGTCGATGCTGCGTGCGATGGGCCACGGGTATTCCGCCGACTCCTGA